In Zunongwangia sp. HGR-M22, the sequence AGAAGTTTTAAAAGAGAAATTTCCAGAGATGCTTTTTAATACAACCAATTTTAGAGCAGAGACTATTTTTGCTATAGAGCATGGTTTTGTTTTTAGTAATAAGGGAGTTATTAGGAGCATGGTTGGATGGGGTAATGATTTAGTAAAATTGCATTTTCATCGATTTGTAGATCGTGTAAAATCTTGGATGAAACTTAAAAGAGATCCATACGATATTTTTGATGAGTTGGTGCAGTTGGTAAAAAAACATTCATTATCTACGATTTTTATGTTCAAGGTTGCAGATTTTACACTGTATGATAGGAATATAAATTACAACAGAATGCCTTATCGATCCAATATAAAATATGTCTCAGATTATGCTAAAATTGGATTGCTGTTAGGTCATTATTCTTCTCAGGTTATTAAAACATTACGCGTAGAAAAGGTGCGATTAGAAAATATTATCCATTATCCTTTAGAAAATGTTTTAAATGCAAGTTACGATCTTGGCATCCCTGAGCATTTTAATACGTTGGCAGAATTAGAGTTTGAAAATGATTACTCTATGGGATACCCAGACGATTTGGGATTTAGAGCCGGGACCTGTTTTTCATTTTTGTTTTATGATATTAATATGGAAATTACCAGTCCGCTGCAAATTCATCCTTATATCTTCAATTCTAATGTGGGTAAAAAATATTCTTCCGAAGAATTGAAAAAAGAAATTAGTAAAATTCATGAAAGGGTAAAAAGCGTAGGAGGAACCTTTAGGACGATTTTCAAGAATGAAGACTTTTCAGAATATTATAATAGCAGTAGGTATTATTCACTATTAAAACAAATTCATGAAATTGAATAATATAGAGCATATTTTTTTTGATTTAGACCATACGCTATGGGATTTTGATAAAAATTCTGCACTTACTTTCGAATATATTTTTAAGCTGAATAGCATAGAGATAGATCTATCCAAATTTTTGGAAGTATATGTTCCTGTCAATTTTAAATATTGGGAGAATTATCGCAAAAATTTAGTTTCTAAAGAGAAACTGCGCTATGGCAGGTTAAAAGATTCTTTTGAAGCCTTGTCTTACAATCTCTCTGATAAAGATATTGCCAAGTTATCTAATGATTATATTCTTTATCTTTCTGAATATAATCATCTTCTGGATGGTGGCTTGGAAGCTTTGGATTATCTTTCTGATAAATACAAACTTCATATTATTACCAATGGATTTGATGAAGTGCAGCATAAAAAAATGAAGAATGCTAATATTCTTAATTATTTTGAAACAATAACAACCTCTGAAGAAGCTGGTGTTAAAAAGCCACATCCAACTATTTTTGAAATGTCGCTTAAAAAAGCCAAAGCTTTACCGGCAAAATCGGTGATGATAGGGGATAATTACGAAGCAGATATCGAAGGTGCTGCCGCCTTTGGATTACACACGATTTATTTTGATTATTACAATAAGTCGATTTACAAAGATATTATAGGATTAAACAATTTGAAAAAGATTAATCAGTTTTTGTAGAATGGACTTTAATACTTTTACTTTTGAACTGAGAATTAAATTAAAATAATAATGAAAAAGCTTACTGTTTTATTTGCAATATTATTTACCGCTATTATCTATGGTCAAAAAAGCGTGGATGATTATAAATATGTGATTGTTCCAGAGAAATTCGAATTCTCAAAAGAGAAAAATCAATATCAGGTTAATGCGCTTACAAAGTTTTTATTAGAGAAGTATGGATTTTCAACGGTGATGAAAAGCGCTGAAAAACCAGCTGAATTGCAAAATAATAACTGTTTAGCCTTAGAGGCAGATGTTCAAAATAATTCAGGTTTATTTGTGACCAAAATGGTGCTTCAATTAAAAGATTGCTACGGGAATGTGATTTATGAGTCTAAAGAGGGAAGAAGTAGAGAAAAAGAGTATAAAAGCGCTTACCATGAAGCCTTAAGAGATGCCTTTACATCTTTAGAAGATTTAGATTATTCGTACAACGAGGATCCTATAGTAGAACAAGCTTCAAATAAACAGGTTGAAAAACAACCAAAAGCTGTTGCAGCTACTGAAGTTTCTAATGCTGTAGAGAGTGAAGTAGAAGTGGTTGAAGAAAACGAAATGGATACTGAAGATTCTATTATTGCAACTTCTTCAGAAAAG encodes:
- a CDS encoding polysaccharide deacetylase family protein, encoding MLLVYTQKVTPRIIYIFKHICTNMLGIEIKFTSKIEEFVAHDGFKMSYGKQPLGNEFFIQNTDLLLEHGFEELEVKVQPWGNTVCFFPVSDHSNLPFDIFAASFYLLTRYEEYLPHVKDKAGRFPVSESLAYKESFLKTPVVDIWAYKFKEVLKEKFPEMLFNTTNFRAETIFAIEHGFVFSNKGVIRSMVGWGNDLVKLHFHRFVDRVKSWMKLKRDPYDIFDELVQLVKKHSLSTIFMFKVADFTLYDRNINYNRMPYRSNIKYVSDYAKIGLLLGHYSSQVIKTLRVEKVRLENIIHYPLENVLNASYDLGIPEHFNTLAELEFENDYSMGYPDDLGFRAGTCFSFLFYDINMEITSPLQIHPYIFNSNVGKKYSSEELKKEISKIHERVKSVGGTFRTIFKNEDFSEYYNSSRYYSLLKQIHEIE
- a CDS encoding YjjG family noncanonical pyrimidine nucleotidase; protein product: MKLNNIEHIFFDLDHTLWDFDKNSALTFEYIFKLNSIEIDLSKFLEVYVPVNFKYWENYRKNLVSKEKLRYGRLKDSFEALSYNLSDKDIAKLSNDYILYLSEYNHLLDGGLEALDYLSDKYKLHIITNGFDEVQHKKMKNANILNYFETITTSEEAGVKKPHPTIFEMSLKKAKALPAKSVMIGDNYEADIEGAAAFGLHTIYFDYYNKSIYKDIIGLNNLKKINQFL